In Pseudomonas sp. ADAK2, the genomic window CGGGTTGCCCAGCAAATTGCTCAAGTAGTAATTGCTCAGGCGGGTGCCGCCGACCGTTTGTTGCGGGTGCAGGAATACCGGGAGTCCCAGCTGTTCTATGCGGGCAAAGATTGGCGCGAAACGCGGATTGTCCAGGTCCAGGCCGTTGATGTTGGTACCCATGTACACCCCCCGAACCCCAGGCAATTCGGCTGCGCGTTCCAACTCGGCAATTGCATCGTCAGCCTCTAGCATCGGCAACGTGGCCAGCACCACAAAACGTTGCGGGTGTTGGCGATGCACTGTCGATGCGGCATCGTTCCAGGCACGTGCCAGGCGGGCATTGAGTTGTCGATCTGCCCAGTACACCATCGGCACGCTAAGGGACAACGCCTGAACATCGACGCCGGAGTGGTCCATGTCGAGCAAGCGCGCCTGCACATCAATAAATTTCAAGGGCAGGGGGCCTAATCCACCGGCCGGGGTGGCGAAGCTGAACGTCGTTTCCTGGCGGGTATAGCTTCCACCGAACGCTTTGCCTTCACTTCCCAAGAGGTGTAAGAACTCTTCAGGGTAGTAATGCGCGTGGATGTCCACCGATCGCACCGGGACGTAGGCGTCTTTCTTGATCGGTGCCGCTGAGGAGGGTGATAGACGAGTAACCAGCAGGCCACCCGCGGTAGCTGCCATGATGCCCAGCAGTTGGCGGCGGGTCTTTGAAAGACAGCAGGGGCATTGCATCGTTGATCTCCTTTTTATTGTTGTCGTAGCGAGTTCAGGTGCGTGCCTGGTTGCTTGCGCGGCCACTAAGCGACTGGTTTCCGCCGTGGGCATGTACCTGCTCCGAAATGCTCTATTGATCAATCGATCATTTGATGATTTTTGATTATCATCTGATCAATTGTAAGGTCGCAAGCCTCTTTTATCAATCCGGCCACTGAGCACAGCCATGCAAGACTCCCAATGCCTGGTCATGCACAGTCGCTACCTTTACCTTTCGATCTTGGAATCCGTTCATGGATAAGTTGCTGGCGCTGAAAATGTTTGTCGAAACGGTACGCTGTGGGGGCTACTCGTCTGCGGCGCGTAAGCTCGGGATCTCCACGTCGTCAGTGACGCGGCAAGTTGCGGGGCTGGAAAGTGAGTTGGGCGCCAGCCTGCTCAATCGCACCACGCGCAATACGAGCGTCACGGTGGCGGGGCAGCACTATTTCGATAAAGCCGTGGCGATCCTCGAGGCCATCGATGAAGCGGATGCGGTCGTTGCCGACCGTGGCAGCGAAGCTCAGGGGCGTTTACGGGTCAGCGTCCCGGTGGAATTCGGCCGGCGAATCATCGCCCCGCACTTGGGGCGGTTGCTTGAACGCCATTCCGGTCTGGAAATCAGTCTCTCGCTGAGTGACGAGGTCAGTGACCTGCTCAGCGAACAAATCGATGTGTCAGTACGTCTCGGTTCATCGGTTGTCAGTGATGACATCGTCAGCAAGCGGCTGGGCGATTTCCAGCGTTGGGTGGTGGCGAGTCCCGAATATCTGACTCGAACCGGACTGCCCCGACACCCTCGCGACCTGCTGGAACATCAGTGCTTGCGTTTCGATTACCGCACGGGCCACCACAATTGGACATTCCAGGGAGATGAGGACGTCATCCGCTTGAATGTGCAGGGACGGCTGCAAAGCAACAATGCCGATATTCTGCGCGAGGCCGCCTTGGCCGGTGGCGGTGTGACGCTATTGGCCGATTGGCTGGTAAGTGAGGATGTCAGTGCAGGTCGGCTGACGCGAGTGCTGGAGCAATATGAAGTCAACCCAGGCAGTGCAAGCACCTGCATCAATGCGCTGTATCTGCCCAACCATCGTGGTTCCAGTCGTATCAATGTATTCATCGAGTTTCTTCAGGAAATTCTCGCGCCTTAAGCACGTCCTGTGCATCAGGCAAGACCGCGTTGCGCGTCGCTTTTGATCGAATTGACTGCCGGCCAATACAAGCGCGGCGCGCGGTCGGTCGCTCTGATTGCCCGTTCGGACAAAAGCAGCATTGCCGAATGCGCAATGAAGCCTTGCACAGGGCAGCGATTCTCCCCGCGTGCTCGTGTTCGTACAGTGGCACCCATCAACTGACCCCGGTCGTCAAAGCAGCATCCCGCGGCCACTGACAAAAACTTTCGTTTAGAACTCGCCCCGATTCGGCCGGCTACGGCTCGCTATCGCCTGGCGAAAGTATGAGGAATGCCCCATGAAACCTACACAGACGGTTCCCTTGATCGTCTCCGCTCTGGCGCTGTCGATCGTGCTGGCGGGCTGCAAGCAAGAGGCGCCCGTGCAAGACGTCAAACCGCCCCAGGTTGGAGTCGTTACGCTTCAATCGCAGACTTACACCGTGCAAAGCGAACTGCCGGGGCGTACCGCACCTTTTCGCGTCGCGGAAGTTCGGCCACAAGTGGACGGAATCATTCAGCAGCGCTTGTTCGACGAAGGAAGCGAGGTCAAACCCGGACAAGCGTTGTACCGCATTGATCCATCGCCATACGAAGCAGACGTGGCTCGTGCCCGCGCCTCGTTTCAACAAGCCCGTTCCCTCGCAGATCGCTATCGACAGCTGATCGGAGAAAGAGCCGTGAGCCGCCAAGAGTTCGAGGATGCGCAGGCGCGACAACTGACGGCGGAGGCTGATCTGAAGCGTGCCGAGATCAACCTGCGTTATACCCGTGTGCTCGCGCCGATTGCCGGCCGCATCGGACGCTCCAGCGTGACCGAAGGGGCGCTGGTGAACAACGGTCAAACGGGAGCCATGGCGTCCATTCAGCAGCTCGACCCGATCTACGTCGATATCACCGAGTCCTCTGCGAACCTGCTCAAGTTGCGTGACGACCTCAAGCAAGGTCGCCTGGAGAACGCGGGTGCGGACGCCGCTGTGGTGACCCTCGCGCTGGAAAACGGCAGCGCGTACGGACTGCCTGGGCGCCTGAAGTTTTCTGAGGTGTCAGTCGATCCCTCTACGGGTTCGGTGACCCTGCGCGCGGTGTTTCCCAACCCCGAACATCTGCTTCTACCGGGCATGTTTGTTCGGGCGAAACTCCAGAACGGTGTGCGGCAGGCCGCCATCCTCGCTCCGCAACAAGGGGTGACTCGCGACCTGAAGGGCAATCCCAGCGCACTGGTGGTCAGCGCTGACGGGATCGTGGAACAGCGTCCCCTGACGGCCAATCGCACTGTGGGCAACCAATGGCTGGTAGAGCATGGCCTCGAGGCGGGAGATCGCTTGATCACTGAGGGGTTGCAGTTCGTCAAGCCGGGCATGAAGGTCACCGTGACCGCCGCTCAAATCGTGGCGCCGGCGTTGGCCGGTGCCGTGGCTGGGGGGAACTGAGTATGTCCAAGTTCTTTATCGATCGGCCCATTTTTGCCTGGGTACTCGCATTGATTGTCATGCTGGCCGGCGGGCTGGCAATCCTCAAGCTGCCTGTCAACCAATACCCTGATATCGCTCCACCAGCGATCTCGATTCAGGTGACCTACCCAGGGGCATCGGCCCAGACTGTGCAAGACACCGTGGTCCAGGTCATCGAGCAACAGCTCAACGGCATCGACAACCTTCGCTACGTCAGCTCGGAAAGCAACTCCGACGGCACCATGGCGATCACGGTTACGTTCAACCAGGGGACGAACCCCGACATCGCCCAGGTTCAGGTTCAGAACAAGCTGAACCTGGCCACGCCACTGTTGCCGCAGGAAGTGCAGCAGCAGGGCATCAGGGTGACCAAAGCGGTCAAGAATTTCCTGATCGTCATTGGCGTTGTCTCCGAAGACGGCAGCATGTCCCGCGAAGACTTGGCCAACTACGTGGTTTCCAACATGCAGGATCCGCTGTCGCGCACTTCTGGCGTCGGCGACTTCCAGGTGTTTGGCGCGCAGTACTCCATGCGGATCTGGCTTGATCCTTCGAAGCTGGTCAGTTTCGGTCTGACGCCCGTCGATGTGAAAAGTGCGATACAAGCCCAAAACGTGCAAGTGTCGTCCGGTCAGATCGGCGGCCTGCCAGCACTGCCGGGCCAACAACTCAATGCCACCATCATTGGCAAAACCCGCTTGCAGTCGGCGGATGAGTTCAAGGACATCCAGCTCAAGGTCAACCCCGACGGTTCCGAAGTACGCCTGGCCGATGTGGCCGAGGTCGCGCTGGGTGGCGAAACCTACAGCGTGAACGCCCAGTTCAACGGGATGCCGGCATCCGGCATCGCCATCAAACTCGCCCCCGGGGCTAACGCGCTAGACACCACCAAGGCGATCCACGACACCCTCAATCAACTGCAACCGTTTTTCCCTCGCGGCATGAAAGTGGTCTACCCCTACGACACCACGCCCGTTGTGCGCGACTCGATCCATGGCGTGTTCCATACCTTGGGCGAGGCGATCGTGCTGGTGTTCCTCGTGATGCTGCTGTTCCTGCAGAACATCCGCGCCACCATCATTACCACGCTGACTGTGCCCGTCGTACTGCTGGGTACGTTCGGCATCCTCGCGGTCGCCGGTTTCACCATCAACACGCTGTCGATGTTCGGCATGGTGTTGGCCATCGGTCTGCTGGTGGATGACGCCATCGTTGTGGTCGAGAACGTGGAGCGCGTTATGCGAGAGGAGCATTTGTCGGCGAAAGAAGCCACGATTCGCTCCATGAAACAAATCCAGGGCGCGCTCGTCGGCATCGCCATGGTGTTGTCGGCGGTGCTGTTGCCGATGGCGTTCTTCGACGGTTCAACCGGCGTCATCTATCGCCAGTTTTCCCTCACCATCGTCTCGGCAATGGCCCTGTCGGTGCTGACCGCGTTGGTGTTCACGCCTGCCTTGTGCGCCACGATGCTCAAGCCACATGACCCTTCACACGGGCTCGCACGGCTCGGCTTCTTCCGTGCATTCAATCGTGGATTTGATCGCGGCGTGCAATGCTACGAGCGTGGCGTCGCCGGGATGCTGCGGCACAAGGCGCCGGCATTTCTGGCTTACCTGCTGATCGTCACGGGCATGGTCCTGCTGTTCAACCGCATCCCCACCGCGTTTCTGCCTGATGAAGACCAGGGCGTGATTTTCACTCAGGTGCAGACCCCGGCGGGGTCCAGTGCCGAGCGCACGCAGAAAGTACTCGACAGTGTGCGTCAGTACTTGCTCGCCACGCATGAGGAGGGCGGTGAGGCCAACGCGGTAGACGCCGTGTTTACCGTGAATGGATTCAACTTCGCGGGACGCGGGCAAAGCTCGGGCATGGCTTTTGTGCTGCTCAAATCCTGGGGACAGCGCGGTCCTGTGGATGCGGCGCTCGCGTTGGCCGCGCGCGCACAAGCGAAATACAGAGGCATGCGCGATGCGATGGTATTTGCCGTAGTGCCACCTGCCGTGCGCGAGCTGGGCAATGCTTCGGGCTTCGATTTATTCCTGCAAGACCAGGCCGGCGTCGGCCACGAGGTGCTGGTGCAGGCGCGCAATCAGTTCTTGCGTCTGGCGTCCGAAAGCAAAGTGCTGACGGCGGTGCGGCTTAACGGCCTTAACGATGAGCCGCAGTATCGGTTGAAGATCGATGACCGGCGGGCGAGGGCGCAAGGGGTCTCACAAACAGACATCAACACCACCCTGTCCGTGGCCTTCGGCGGCAACTACGTCAATGATTTCATCGACCGTGGCCGAGTCAAAAAAGTGTTTGTGCAGGGCCAGGCCAGCGCCCGCATGTCCCCAGAAGATCTGGACAAATGGTACGTACGCAACGCCGCCGGGAAAATGGTGCCGTTCTCCGCTTTCGCATCTGGCGAGTGGGTCTTCGGTTCTCCCAAACTGGCGCGCTACAACGGCGTGCCGGCGGAGGAAATACTGGGTAGCCCGGCACCGGGTTACAGCACGGGTGATGCCATGGCTGAAGCACAAGCCATCGCGGCTCAGTTACCGCCCGGGGTCGCGCTGGCGTGGACAGGTTTGTCGTATGAAGAAAAGCTGTCCAGTTCTCAAGCGCCGGTCATGTACGCGCTCTCGCTGCTGGTGGTGTTCCTCTGTCTCGCGGCCTTGTACGAAAGCTGGTCTATCCCGTTGGCCGTGATGCTGGTGGTGCCGCTGGGTGTTGTCGGTGCCTTGCTTGCGACGACTTTGCGCGGTCTGTCCAACGACGTGTTCTTCCAGGTGGGCCTGCTGACAACGGTAGGGCTGGCGGCGAAAAACGCCATCCTCATTGTGGAATTCGCCAAGGAATTGCATGAGCAGGGTATGAGCTACACGCAAGCGGCGATTGAAGCGGCACGCCTGCGTTTGCGCCCGATTGTCATGACATCCCTGGCGTTCATCCTTGGGGTGGTGCCGTTGGCTATCTCTACCGGCGCAGGCTCTGGCAGTCAGCACGCCATCGGCACAGGTGTGATCGGCGGCATGTTGACCGCCACCGTCCTGGCCATCTTCTGGGTACCGCTTTTTTATGTTTCGGTGTCGTCACTCTTCGCACGTCGATCGTCCGTCGTTCCGGCCGTGGCCGCTCAAGAGAAGGTCATGTCATGATCAAGCCTTTCAGCTTTCTAGTACTCGCTTCGCTGCTGTTCAGTGGTTGCTCCCTGATTCCGGCGTATCAGCAGCCACAGGCTCCGGTGCCGGCCGTTTATCCATTGGCGCCCATGACTCGTGATGAGAGTGCGGCTGCGCTCGATTGGCGCGAATTCTTTCCCGATCGGGCGTTGCATCGCCTGATCGAGACCGCACTGGCCAACAATAGGGATATCCGAGTCGCCACATTGAACGTCGAGGCCTACCAGGCGCGATATCGCATTCGCCGCGCGGATCTGTTGCCGGACGTCTCGGCAGCAGGAAGCGACAGTCGTCAGCGCGTTCCGGCAGACCTGGCACCTGATGATAAAGCCACGATCGAGAGTCAGTACTCGGTCGGACTGAACGTGAGCTACGAGCTGGACCTGTTCGGCCGTGTGCGCAGCCTCGATCAAGAGGCGCTGCAGCGTTATCTGGCCAGCGAACAGGCTCAGCGCTCAGCCCACATCGGGTTGGTTGCGAGCGTTGCTAGCGCCTGGCTCACCCTGCAGGCCGATCAGGCGCTGGAGCGACTGACAAGCGATACACTCGACACTTATGAAAACAGCTACCAGATGACCCGGCGAAGCGCTGAAGTGGGCACGGCGTCGGACCTGGCGTTGAGCCAGTCACAAACTCTGGTACAAGGCGCTCGCGGTTCGATGGCGCGGTATCGTAGGCAAGTGGCCGAAGACCACAACCTGTTGGTGTTGTTGATCGGAGGCGAACTTCCGGCAGACCTGATTGCCGGTGATTGGGAGCGACAATATTTGCCTGAGGTTCCCGTCGGGTTGCCTTCGGATTTGCTCAGTCGCCGACCCGACATACTGGAAGCCGAATTACTGTTGAAGGCTGCTAATGCGAATATCGGCGCAGCGCGGGCTGCGTTCTTTCCCCGAATCAGCCTGACGGCAGGCGCCGGTTCTTCCAGCGAGGCATTGTCCGGGCTGTTCAACGGAGGGTCGGGAGCCTGGAGCTTTTTTCCACAGATCAGCCTGCCGATCTTCAATGCGGGCAGCTTGCAGGCGAGCCTGGATGTCTCTCAAGTCGAGAAGGACATTCAAGTGGCGCGTTATGAAAAGGCTATCCAGTCAGCCTTCAGAGAAGTCAGCGATGGGCTGGCCGAAACCGAGACCTTTGGGCAGCAGATTGAGGCGCAACAAGGGTTGGTCACCGCGAGTGCCAAATACTATCGGCTCGCGGAAAGTCGCTACCTGACAGGCATTGACAGCTCTTTGACTCTTCTGGATGCGCAACGGACGCTGTTCGCTGCACAGCAAGCATTGATCACTGATCAGTTAGCCGAGCGAGTAGCTTCCATCGATTTGTTCAAGGCGCTGGGAGGCGGGTGGAAAGGCTGATCTCCTTCGGATAACTCACTCTCACGGTTACGGACAAAGCGCTGACGCTGAGTCAGCGCTGAGTTAAAGCGGTAAAGCCTGCGTCCTCGAAGTGCAGGTTTATTGGATGCCCTAGATGGATGCACCAAGGCGCAACAACACCGACGCGGCATAGGCAGCGGCTTGAATGAATTGTTGTCGATCCAACTTTGATGAGGAACAGTCATGGCCAATGCAGCGGCATCAATACATGTACCAGCTTCAACGGAAAAGGTCTGGGATTTGGCAGGTGGATTCAATTCGTTGCCTGACTGGATGCCGGGTGTGACAACCAGCGAACTTAGCGAAGGCGGGCGCTTACGCAGCATCTGTCTAGAAAGTGGTGAAATCATCGTCGAGCGACTCGAGTACTTCGATAACCAAGGGCGCACTTATAGCTATTCCATTACCGAAGGGGCGTTCCCGGTTACCGATTATTTTTCGATATTTACCGTACTACCTGATGGTGAAAATGCGTCGATTGTTGAGTGGTCCGGAGATTTCACCGCCAATGGTGTTAGTACCCAAGAAGCCGAGGCGATTTTCCTGGGTTTCTATGAAGACTCCCTCGAATCGCTCAAAGCCAAATTCGTATGAGCAGTAGCAAGAGCACACTCACGTTTCCTGCATCCAAGCTGGCATTTACGATCAGCCACCTACATTTGTCTCAGCTAAATCTCAGTCTCGTCATCGAAAATGGAACAGGTTGCCATGCTCCGCAGACAGGTTTTTGAATCGGTTGTCCAGATTGCTTGGGAAGTTGTTTTCCGCCAATGTAAGCCTGTCACTTTGCTCATCGTGAATTTTATAAGGTCACGACACGGGTTGTCGCGGATGTTGAATTCCGGAGAGCTCTGGGTGGAACAGCCCTATGAGGGTGTCCGCGTCTCTGTCGTCGCATAAGCTGGAAAAGACAACATCGACTCGTTTGGCGCATGCTCATAGGTTGAAGACAGCACGGCACTGAGCCGATCGCCCAACAGGTTCCAGGCACGTTTCTTCTCTTCGGCATAGTCGTGATGCAGGTAGTGGCGCCTTACCCGGGAACCGG contains:
- a CDS encoding SRPBCC family protein encodes the protein MANAAASIHVPASTEKVWDLAGGFNSLPDWMPGVTTSELSEGGRLRSICLESGEIIVERLEYFDNQGRTYSYSITEGAFPVTDYFSIFTVLPDGENASIVEWSGDFTANGVSTQEAEAIFLGFYEDSLESLKAKFV
- a CDS encoding efflux RND transporter permease subunit; translated protein: MSKFFIDRPIFAWVLALIVMLAGGLAILKLPVNQYPDIAPPAISIQVTYPGASAQTVQDTVVQVIEQQLNGIDNLRYVSSESNSDGTMAITVTFNQGTNPDIAQVQVQNKLNLATPLLPQEVQQQGIRVTKAVKNFLIVIGVVSEDGSMSREDLANYVVSNMQDPLSRTSGVGDFQVFGAQYSMRIWLDPSKLVSFGLTPVDVKSAIQAQNVQVSSGQIGGLPALPGQQLNATIIGKTRLQSADEFKDIQLKVNPDGSEVRLADVAEVALGGETYSVNAQFNGMPASGIAIKLAPGANALDTTKAIHDTLNQLQPFFPRGMKVVYPYDTTPVVRDSIHGVFHTLGEAIVLVFLVMLLFLQNIRATIITTLTVPVVLLGTFGILAVAGFTINTLSMFGMVLAIGLLVDDAIVVVENVERVMREEHLSAKEATIRSMKQIQGALVGIAMVLSAVLLPMAFFDGSTGVIYRQFSLTIVSAMALSVLTALVFTPALCATMLKPHDPSHGLARLGFFRAFNRGFDRGVQCYERGVAGMLRHKAPAFLAYLLIVTGMVLLFNRIPTAFLPDEDQGVIFTQVQTPAGSSAERTQKVLDSVRQYLLATHEEGGEANAVDAVFTVNGFNFAGRGQSSGMAFVLLKSWGQRGPVDAALALAARAQAKYRGMRDAMVFAVVPPAVRELGNASGFDLFLQDQAGVGHEVLVQARNQFLRLASESKVLTAVRLNGLNDEPQYRLKIDDRRARAQGVSQTDINTTLSVAFGGNYVNDFIDRGRVKKVFVQGQASARMSPEDLDKWYVRNAAGKMVPFSAFASGEWVFGSPKLARYNGVPAEEILGSPAPGYSTGDAMAEAQAIAAQLPPGVALAWTGLSYEEKLSSSQAPVMYALSLLVVFLCLAALYESWSIPLAVMLVVPLGVVGALLATTLRGLSNDVFFQVGLLTTVGLAAKNAILIVEFAKELHEQGMSYTQAAIEAARLRLRPIVMTSLAFILGVVPLAISTGAGSGSQHAIGTGVIGGMLTATVLAIFWVPLFYVSVSSLFARRSSVVPAVAAQEKVMS
- a CDS encoding amidohydrolase family protein; this translates as MQCPCCLSKTRRQLLGIMAATAGGLLVTRLSPSSAAPIKKDAYVPVRSVDIHAHYYPEEFLHLLGSEGKAFGGSYTRQETTFSFATPAGGLGPLPLKFIDVQARLLDMDHSGVDVQALSLSVPMVYWADRQLNARLARAWNDAASTVHRQHPQRFVVLATLPMLEADDAIAELERAAELPGVRGVYMGTNINGLDLDNPRFAPIFARIEQLGLPVFLHPQQTVGGTRLSNYYLSNLLGNPFDTAIAASHLILGGVLDQYPQLHVSLPHAGGALPILVGRLDAGWTSRPETRRLAQKPSSYLTRFSYDTVSHSGPVLDYLIANVGIDHLVLGSDYCFDMGYEQPVRFVESVGLGPREKAAVLGANAARILKLPV
- a CDS encoding efflux transporter outer membrane subunit; the protein is MIKPFSFLVLASLLFSGCSLIPAYQQPQAPVPAVYPLAPMTRDESAAALDWREFFPDRALHRLIETALANNRDIRVATLNVEAYQARYRIRRADLLPDVSAAGSDSRQRVPADLAPDDKATIESQYSVGLNVSYELDLFGRVRSLDQEALQRYLASEQAQRSAHIGLVASVASAWLTLQADQALERLTSDTLDTYENSYQMTRRSAEVGTASDLALSQSQTLVQGARGSMARYRRQVAEDHNLLVLLIGGELPADLIAGDWERQYLPEVPVGLPSDLLSRRPDILEAELLLKAANANIGAARAAFFPRISLTAGAGSSSEALSGLFNGGSGAWSFFPQISLPIFNAGSLQASLDVSQVEKDIQVARYEKAIQSAFREVSDGLAETETFGQQIEAQQGLVTASAKYYRLAESRYLTGIDSSLTLLDAQRTLFAAQQALITDQLAERVASIDLFKALGGGWKG
- a CDS encoding efflux RND transporter periplasmic adaptor subunit — protein: MKPTQTVPLIVSALALSIVLAGCKQEAPVQDVKPPQVGVVTLQSQTYTVQSELPGRTAPFRVAEVRPQVDGIIQQRLFDEGSEVKPGQALYRIDPSPYEADVARARASFQQARSLADRYRQLIGERAVSRQEFEDAQARQLTAEADLKRAEINLRYTRVLAPIAGRIGRSSVTEGALVNNGQTGAMASIQQLDPIYVDITESSANLLKLRDDLKQGRLENAGADAAVVTLALENGSAYGLPGRLKFSEVSVDPSTGSVTLRAVFPNPEHLLLPGMFVRAKLQNGVRQAAILAPQQGVTRDLKGNPSALVVSADGIVEQRPLTANRTVGNQWLVEHGLEAGDRLITEGLQFVKPGMKVTVTAAQIVAPALAGAVAGGN
- a CDS encoding LysR family transcriptional regulator is translated as MDKLLALKMFVETVRCGGYSSAARKLGISTSSVTRQVAGLESELGASLLNRTTRNTSVTVAGQHYFDKAVAILEAIDEADAVVADRGSEAQGRLRVSVPVEFGRRIIAPHLGRLLERHSGLEISLSLSDEVSDLLSEQIDVSVRLGSSVVSDDIVSKRLGDFQRWVVASPEYLTRTGLPRHPRDLLEHQCLRFDYRTGHHNWTFQGDEDVIRLNVQGRLQSNNADILREAALAGGGVTLLADWLVSEDVSAGRLTRVLEQYEVNPGSASTCINALYLPNHRGSSRINVFIEFLQEILAP